The following proteins come from a genomic window of Capsicum annuum cultivar UCD-10X-F1 unplaced genomic scaffold, UCD10Xv1.1 ctg20764, whole genome shotgun sequence:
- the LOC124890615 gene encoding uncharacterized protein LOC124890615 yields the protein MENAKMDCGVDNLFSGMPWLSEFTSANSSVFLAAENMSPNSGPSCKIDEFQRFESFLPKFLTVSRDLFLPPERLRFGLVSDRGLLSSLNVKDSGSWLVTLHFAGCPNCLKVLKEGDDLKAFAKIQAWPVAEASFCCFLFPYVELLIQQFMGPFGSCTND from the coding sequence ATGGAAAATGCGAAGATGGATTGTGGTGTTGACAATCTGTTTAGTGGCATGCCTTGGCTTAGTGAGTTTACCTCAGCAAACAGTAGTGTTTTCCTCGCGGCTGAGAATATGAGTCCTAATAGTGGGCCTTCCTGTAAAATTGATGAATTCCAACGTTTTGAATCATTCTTACCAAAGTTTTTGACAGTTTCGAGAGACTTATTTCTTCCTCCTGAAAGGCTAAGATTTGGTCTGGTTTCTGATAGAGGGTTGCTTTCATCATTAAATGTTAAGGATTCTGGATCATGGTTGGTGACATTGCATTTTGCTGGATGCCCCAACTGTTTGAAGGTTCTCAAAGAAGGTGATGATCTCAAAGCTTTTGCCAAGATTCAAGCTTGGCCAGTTGCAGAGGCAAGTTTCtgttgtttcctttttccttatgTTGAATTGTTGATCCAGCAATTTATGGGACCATTTGGCTCTTGCACAAATGACTGA